The Euphorbia lathyris chromosome 2, ddEupLath1.1, whole genome shotgun sequence genome includes a window with the following:
- the LOC136216519 gene encoding ras-related protein RABD2a — translation MTPEYDYLFKLLLIGDSGVGKSCLLLRFADDSYIESYISTIGVDFKIRTVEQDGKTMKLQIWDTAGQERFRTITSSYYRGAHGIIVVYDVTDQESFNNVKQWLNEIDRYAGDNVNKLLVGNKSDLTANRVVSYETAKAFADEIGIPFLETSAKDATNVEQAFMAMTSTIKDRMASQPTMNNATPPTVQIRGQPVAQQSGCCSS, via the exons ATGACACCTGAGTA TGATTATCTGTTCAAGCTTCTTCTCATTGGAGATTCTGGAGTTGGCAAATCCTGTCTTCTTCTGAGATTTGCT GATGATTCATATATAGAGAGTTACATAAGCACCATCGGTGTTGATTTT AAAATACGTACTGTTGAGCAAGATGGCAAGACCATGAAACTCCAGATT TGGGATACTGCTGGGCAAGAGCGGTTTAGGACTATAACTAGCAGCTATTACCGAGGAGCACATGGAATCATA GTTGTGTATGATGTCACGGACCAAGAGAGCTTCAATAATGTCAAGCAGTGGTTGAATGAGATTGATCGTTATGCTGGTGATAATGTAAACAAGCTTCTGGTTGGAAACAAGAGTGATCTAACTGCAAATAGAGTTGTTTCCTATGAAACAGCTAAG GCATTTGCTGATGAGATCGGTATTCCATTCTTGGAAACCAGTGCAAAAGATGCTACTAATGTGGAACAAGCTTTCATGGCCATGACTTCTACAATCAAGGATAG AATGGCAAGCCAGCCAACAATGAACAATGCAACACCTCCAACAGTCCAGATCCGGGGGCAGCCTGTTGCACAACAGAGTGGCTGCTGCTCATCTTAA